The following coding sequences are from one Triticum aestivum cultivar Chinese Spring chromosome 5A, IWGSC CS RefSeq v2.1, whole genome shotgun sequence window:
- the LOC123106432 gene encoding uncharacterized protein, which produces MDGNNQIHDPLLATVPKEETIPAAVRRASGWALFTACGTLLSFAAGHAAAYAAGQYQVCSTQVGLRNYTRLVGFWTIQTFHRWIHPSYSRWFSVVFVWMHTPFVLRCVLWTDAQAADDSALWFGMLCCALLQAAAAALALHLPCRRRWVRRALAFLALVVTFVGQCMYAAAVRLLLAVDPGYIIARIFCTANIVIFAGGDLICFLGLLLGGDN; this is translated from the coding sequence ATGGACGGCAACAACCAGATCCATGATCCGCTGCTTGCGACCGTGCCCAAGGAGGAGACCATCCCGGCTGCCGTCCGGCGGGCCAGTGGATGGGCGCTCTTCACTGCCTGCGGCACCCTCCTCTCGTTCGCCGCGGGCCACGCGGCCGCCTACGCAGCCGGCCAGTACCAAGTCTGCTCCACCCAGGTCGGACTACGTAACTACACCCGCTTGGTTGGTTTCTGGACAATCCAAACTTTCCATCGATGGATCCATCCATCATATTCAAGATGGTTCAGTGTGGTGTTCGTCTGGATGCACACGCCGTTCGTCCTGCGGTGCGTCCTGTGGACCGACGCGCAGGCCGCCGACGACAGCGCCCTCTGGTTCGGGATGCTGTGCTGCGCCCTACTCCAGGCGGCTGCCGCGGCGCTGGCGCTTCacctcccgtgccgccgccgctggGTCCGCCGCGCCCTCGCCTTCCTCGCACTCGTCGTCACCTTCGTCGGCCAGTGCATgtacgccgccgccgtccgcctcctcctcgccgtcgacccagGATACATCATCGCCAGGATCTTCTGCACGGCGAACATCGTCATCTTCGCGGGGGGCGACCTCATCTGCTTCCTGGGCCTCCTCCTGGGAGGTGACAACTGA